One Pseudomonadota bacterium genomic region harbors:
- a CDS encoding glycogen/starch/alpha-glucan phosphorylase has product MPKKIIAEPPGSPTTFDPKRIEDLKQKITHHLLTVQGRDPERAGIRDLFKAIAYSMRDVMVERWIQTQKSYYAKKKKRVYYLSLEFLIGRSLGNALINLGILDEVTEAVEQLGFDLESVREAEEDAALGNGGLGRLAACFLDSIATLRIPAYGYGIRYEYGLFYQKLLDGFQIENPDNWLRFGTPWEFERQDTFFPVYFYGRVKSYTDADGNYRSSWIDTEEIVATPCDYLVPGYNNEHVINMRLWTAKASREIDLSCFNKGDYISAVQSKVKSETVSKVLYPSDDIREGQELRLKQQYFFVAATFQDIFRRYKKKNTTFAQFSDRIAVQLNDTHPAIAIPELMRLFLDIEGLHWEQAWKICVKTFGYTNHTLMPEALETWSVELMARVLPRHLEIIYEINRRFLKEVSSHYSGDVEKLRALSLIEEGSVKKIRMAHLAIVGSHSVNGVAMLHTHLLKTRIFPLFDELYPGKFNNKTNGITQRRWLLKCNPGLASLITETIGDKWITDLDQLKQLKPFAEEKIFRKKWHKVKKDNKQRLARLIAEQCGIEVSVDSMFDVQVKRIHEYKRQLLNLLHVIVLYFRFLDNPDLKVASRTVIFAGKAAPSYWRAKLIIKMINSVAEVVNADPRINGRLRVVFIPNYGVSLAEKIFPASDLSEQISTAGTEASGTGNMKFALNGALTIGTLDGANIEIKEEVGEENMFIFGMNAQEAEAAKSGNGVTPMQVYTENPEVRRVIDSISDGMFSKQDPGLFQPIVDSLLSRDDPYLLLLDFEDYIRAQHEVGRAYLDQKTWMHKSILNVAGMGKFSSDRTIREYAEDIWGIKV; this is encoded by the coding sequence ATGCCCAAGAAAATAATCGCCGAGCCCCCCGGTTCCCCCACAACCTTCGATCCTAAACGTATTGAGGATCTTAAGCAAAAAATCACCCATCATCTCCTGACCGTTCAAGGCAGGGATCCGGAACGCGCCGGCATCAGAGATTTATTCAAGGCCATTGCCTACTCCATGCGTGATGTAATGGTGGAGCGCTGGATACAAACCCAGAAAAGTTATTACGCCAAAAAAAAGAAGCGGGTGTATTACCTCTCCCTTGAGTTTCTCATCGGCCGTTCCCTGGGCAATGCCTTGATAAATCTCGGCATTCTCGATGAGGTTACCGAGGCCGTGGAACAACTGGGTTTCGATCTGGAATCGGTACGGGAGGCTGAAGAGGATGCCGCCCTGGGGAATGGCGGCCTGGGCAGGCTTGCCGCATGTTTCCTTGACTCCATCGCCACTTTGCGGATACCTGCTTACGGCTATGGGATCAGATACGAATACGGCCTGTTTTATCAGAAATTACTGGACGGCTTTCAGATAGAAAATCCGGATAACTGGCTTAGGTTCGGCACCCCCTGGGAATTCGAGCGCCAGGATACTTTTTTCCCGGTATATTTTTACGGTCGGGTGAAAAGTTATACTGATGCCGATGGCAATTATCGCTCAAGCTGGATCGATACGGAGGAGATCGTCGCAACTCCCTGTGATTATCTGGTGCCGGGCTATAATAACGAACATGTAATCAATATGCGTCTCTGGACCGCCAAAGCATCGCGCGAGATCGATCTTTCCTGTTTTAACAAGGGTGATTACATCTCTGCGGTCCAGAGCAAGGTCAAATCGGAAACCGTTTCCAAGGTGTTGTATCCTTCGGATGACATTCGGGAGGGACAGGAGTTGCGTCTCAAACAGCAGTATTTTTTTGTTGCTGCTACTTTTCAGGATATTTTCAGGCGCTATAAAAAGAAGAACACCACCTTTGCGCAGTTCAGTGACAGGATTGCCGTACAGCTCAACGACACCCATCCGGCCATCGCCATCCCGGAATTGATGCGGCTCTTCCTCGACATTGAGGGGCTGCACTGGGAGCAGGCCTGGAAAATATGTGTAAAAACCTTCGGCTATACCAACCATACCTTGATGCCCGAGGCCCTGGAAACCTGGTCGGTTGAATTGATGGCGCGAGTTCTGCCCCGTCATCTGGAAATCATTTATGAAATCAATCGACGCTTTCTCAAAGAAGTATCATCCCATTATTCCGGCGATGTTGAGAAGTTGAGAGCCCTTTCGCTCATTGAGGAAGGCTCTGTGAAAAAGATCCGCATGGCGCATCTGGCCATTGTCGGCAGTCATTCGGTCAATGGTGTGGCAATGCTGCATACCCATCTCTTGAAAACCCGAATTTTCCCTTTGTTTGATGAATTATATCCAGGTAAATTTAATAATAAAACCAATGGTATAACCCAGCGCCGGTGGCTTTTGAAATGTAATCCCGGTCTGGCCTCGTTAATAACCGAGACTATTGGCGATAAGTGGATAACCGATCTGGATCAGCTGAAACAATTGAAGCCCTTTGCCGAGGAAAAGATTTTCAGGAAGAAATGGCATAAAGTCAAAAAGGACAACAAGCAGCGGCTGGCCAGATTGATTGCTGAACAATGCGGCATTGAAGTGTCGGTTGATTCGATGTTTGATGTGCAGGTCAAACGTATTCATGAGTATAAGCGCCAGCTGCTGAATCTCCTTCATGTGATTGTTCTGTATTTCCGATTCCTGGATAACCCTGATCTGAAAGTAGCTTCCAGGACGGTAATTTTTGCCGGTAAGGCTGCCCCGTCCTACTGGCGAGCGAAACTGATCATTAAAATGATTAATTCCGTAGCCGAGGTTGTCAATGCTGATCCCCGGATAAACGGCAGACTGCGGGTGGTTTTTATCCCGAATTATGGGGTGTCGCTGGCGGAGAAGATATTTCCGGCGTCCGACCTCTCCGAACAGATTTCAACCGCCGGCACCGAAGCCTCGGGCACCGGTAACATGAAATTTGCCCTGAACGGCGCGCTTACCATCGGCACCCTTGACGGCGCTAATATCGAAATCAAGGAGGAGGTGGGCGAGGAAAATATGTTCATTTTCGGGATGAATGCCCAGGAGGCTGAAGCTGCCAAGTCTGGTAATGGTGTTACCCCCATGCAGGTCTATACTGAAAATCCTGAGGTCAGACGGGTAATTGATTCAATCAGCGACGGGATGTTTTCCAAGCAGGATCCCGGCCTGTTTCAACCCATTGTCGACTCTCTTCTCAGTCGTGATGATCCGTATCTGCTGCTGCTTGATTTTGAGGATTATATCCGTGCCCAGCATGAAGTGGGCCGCGCCTATCTCGATCAGAAGACCTGGATGCATAAGTCCATATTGAATGTGGCCGGTATGGGTAAATTCTCCAGCGACCGGACAATCAGAGAATATGCAGAGGATATCTGGGGTATTAAGGTCTGA
- a CDS encoding GTP cyclohydrolase I FolE2: MDNRSGLVRDGEKTGDALRFISSDDHRKALASSVDIPEQLPSFALPLTAVGISNKTVWVHLPQGRLPFNAELQVNLPADVRGIHMSRMEEVISELLEIRFTSLNDYARELGRRMLARQQGCQGKVKLSGKLPFIRETPVSKHMSIDSVDIESRAVFEKGDAEILTSIMAGAGVCHITACPCTQAYNQEIYPPQECPLPTHSQRSYTQLSIEMDNARPGIDEIIACLEGALHVTQDLLKRPDEAEIVMKAHQYPQFAEDAVRETARAAGRRFAGRLPESTKIHIQSLSLESIHIHDVQCRLETTLGDISKLLQPGRS; the protein is encoded by the coding sequence ATGGACAACCGTTCAGGATTGGTACGAGATGGCGAAAAAACAGGGGATGCTCTGAGATTTATTTCCAGTGATGATCATCGGAAAGCTCTTGCCAGCAGTGTCGACATCCCCGAACAACTTCCCTCATTCGCCTTGCCGCTCACCGCAGTGGGGATTTCCAATAAAACCGTCTGGGTGCATCTCCCCCAGGGCAGACTGCCTTTTAACGCCGAACTTCAGGTAAATCTGCCTGCTGATGTTCGCGGCATACACATGTCAAGGATGGAAGAAGTCATTTCCGAACTTCTTGAAATCCGTTTTACCAGCCTCAATGATTATGCCAGGGAACTGGGGCGCCGGATGCTTGCCCGGCAGCAGGGATGTCAGGGCAAGGTCAAGCTTTCCGGCAAACTGCCGTTTATCAGGGAAACACCGGTGAGCAAACACATGTCCATTGATTCTGTGGACATTGAGTCGAGGGCGGTTTTTGAAAAAGGCGATGCAGAAATTCTAACCTCAATCATGGCCGGTGCCGGAGTCTGCCACATTACAGCGTGCCCCTGCACCCAGGCGTATAACCAGGAGATCTATCCGCCCCAGGAATGTCCGCTCCCCACTCATTCCCAGCGGTCTTATACGCAATTGTCCATTGAAATGGATAACGCCCGGCCCGGGATTGACGAAATAATCGCCTGCCTTGAGGGTGCCTTACATGTCACCCAGGATTTATTGAAAAGACCCGATGAGGCGGAAATTGTCATGAAGGCGCATCAATATCCGCAATTTGCCGAAGATGCGGTGCGAGAGACAGCCAGGGCGGCAGGCAGGCGTTTTGCCGGGAGGCTTCCGGAATCGACGAAAATCCATATCCAGTCGTTGAGTCTTGAAAGCATCCACATCCATGATGTGCAATGCCGGCTAGAAACAACCCTGGGTGATATCAGCAAGCTTCTTCAGCCGGGGCGCTCATGA
- a CDS encoding dihydrofolate reductase family protein, translating into MKVILIAAGTICGRISPAGFGSGLDRDFLEAARGESDASLMGAQTLRESDPEMKIAGVIPQKRIRAVISGSGDIPIDNRKLFAGKPLPVIFTGEKGSKRLEQNLAGRARIIILPEMDKGLSISRALDELRGLGAEKILIEGGGKLNYAALKQGVVDEIYLTLAPYVSGDENAASLADGPCPLGLSFMQLELYSCEPQETGEVFLRYRVQKEKS; encoded by the coding sequence TTGAAGGTCATTCTTATTGCGGCAGGCACCATCTGCGGTCGAATAAGCCCGGCCGGGTTCGGAAGCGGTCTTGACCGGGATTTTCTTGAAGCGGCGCGTGGGGAATCCGATGCCAGCCTTATGGGTGCCCAGACCCTTCGTGAATCCGACCCTGAGATGAAAATTGCCGGAGTCATACCGCAGAAAAGAATCCGGGCAGTTATTTCAGGATCGGGAGATATTCCGATAGATAACAGGAAATTGTTTGCAGGCAAGCCTTTACCAGTTATTTTTACCGGAGAAAAAGGCAGCAAACGTCTGGAGCAAAATCTTGCCGGCAGGGCGCGGATTATAATACTGCCGGAAATGGACAAGGGGCTTTCAATCAGCAGAGCCCTTGATGAACTCAGGGGTCTGGGTGCTGAAAAAATTCTCATCGAGGGCGGCGGAAAACTCAATTATGCGGCCCTGAAGCAAGGCGTGGTTGATGAAATATATCTGACCCTTGCGCCCTATGTTTCAGGGGATGAGAATGCTGCGAGCCTGGCTGATGGTCCTTGCCCCTTAGGGCTTTCATTCATGCAACTTGAACTGTATTCCTGTGAACCGCAGGAAACCGGCGAGGTTTTTCTCCGGTACCGGGTACAAAAGGAGAAATCGTAA
- a CDS encoding HD domain-containing protein codes for MTVVVTNLLNEYPAKIFYALAEICEKFKGEMYFAGGAVRDWYSGERTGDLDITVSGDAFSCASQMAARLGGAYVPLDESEGVARVVWRDLIFDFSSFREGARSIEEDLQKRDFTINAMAVRFEPEKGIDLQSFQVIDPTGGIRDVKDKIIRATSDQVFEKDPLRLLRAYRFAATLDFKVEEKTGQLITSQAHLLERTAPERISYELEKIMQSPRAYQGFSAIAASGLLWEIIPELHSGVGQVQPQSHHLDVFSHNLATLAWMEKICAAPQEVFPKHHGLFVAYLSTERVVVLLKWAALLHDIGKPSTCALREDKAELSSLSAQTRLMPLRYKITFHNHDKAGERMVKDICARLRWSRRDTEKVLLFIGLHMWPFHLNNVRVRDGVSARACLRLIKATGHEFPGLFLLAMADSLAGQGKEKPAGMEESLAMLFCEVEAHYRESIRPVLTLPRLLDGHELQHIFKLQPGPIFKEIFEGIEQAQVEKKVITREDAIAWVQEYIRENKGDRELPPIAR; via the coding sequence ATGACTGTTGTGGTAACAAATCTACTCAATGAATATCCTGCGAAAATATTTTATGCGCTGGCGGAGATCTGCGAAAAATTCAAGGGAGAGATGTATTTTGCCGGGGGCGCGGTGCGAGACTGGTATAGCGGCGAACGCACCGGAGACCTGGATATCACCGTGTCCGGCGATGCTTTTTCATGCGCCTCGCAGATGGCGGCGCGGTTGGGCGGCGCCTATGTGCCGCTTGATGAATCCGAAGGGGTGGCCCGGGTTGTCTGGAGAGATTTGATCTTTGACTTTTCCTCGTTTCGGGAAGGCGCCCGGTCAATTGAGGAGGATCTGCAAAAGCGCGATTTCACCATAAACGCCATGGCCGTTCGCTTTGAGCCGGAAAAAGGCATTGACCTCCAGTCATTTCAGGTCATTGATCCCACAGGCGGCATCAGGGATGTGAAGGATAAGATTATTCGGGCAACCTCTGATCAAGTCTTTGAAAAAGATCCGTTGCGGTTGCTCAGGGCGTATCGTTTTGCCGCAACCCTGGACTTTAAGGTCGAGGAAAAAACCGGGCAGCTTATAACTTCCCAGGCGCACCTCCTTGAAAGAACTGCGCCCGAACGAATCTCCTATGAGCTGGAAAAGATCATGCAATCCCCCCGGGCATATCAGGGCTTTTCGGCAATTGCGGCCAGCGGCCTGCTGTGGGAAATAATTCCCGAATTGCATTCCGGCGTCGGCCAGGTTCAACCGCAAAGCCATCATCTTGATGTTTTTTCCCATAACCTCGCGACCCTTGCCTGGATGGAAAAAATCTGTGCCGCGCCCCAGGAGGTGTTTCCGAAACACCATGGTTTATTTGTTGCATATCTTTCTACCGAAAGAGTGGTTGTGCTGCTGAAATGGGCGGCGCTGCTCCATGATATAGGCAAGCCATCGACCTGTGCACTACGTGAAGATAAAGCCGAGTTGAGCAGCTTGTCTGCTCAAACGAGACTTATGCCCTTGCGGTATAAAATTACCTTCCATAACCATGACAAGGCAGGGGAACGGATGGTGAAAGATATATGCGCACGGCTGCGCTGGAGCAGACGCGATACGGAAAAGGTTCTGCTTTTTATCGGCCTGCACATGTGGCCCTTTCATCTGAATAATGTCAGGGTCAGGGACGGGGTTTCCGCCAGGGCATGCCTGCGGCTCATCAAGGCAACGGGCCATGAATTTCCAGGGCTCTTTCTGCTGGCAATGGCTGACAGTCTGGCCGGGCAGGGCAAGGAAAAGCCTGCAGGCATGGAAGAATCCCTGGCCATGCTTTTTTGCGAGGTTGAGGCGCATTACCGGGAAAGCATCCGGCCGGTCCTGACCTTGCCCCGTTTACTTGACGGCCATGAATTGCAACACATTTTTAAACTGCAACCCGGGCCGATCTTTAAGGAGATATTTGAAGGTATTGAACAGGCCCAGGTTGAAAAAAAGGTAATCACCCGGGAAGATGCGATTGCCTGGGTGCAAGAATATATCCGGGAAAACAAGGGTGACAGGGAACTCCCTCCCATAGCCAGATAA
- a CDS encoding RluA family pseudouridine synthase: MIKSDRPTRKHQPRGLPILHEDKDIIVVVKPPGLLTIGTDREKSRTVHYLLNDYVRKGYPKSRNRVYVVHRLDKDTSGVLIFAKSEQTKKFLQEDWENTEKHYLAIVHGRLTVKEGTISSYLVENKAQRVYSTSDAAKGKLAHTAYKVSEESKRFSLVDIHLLTGRKHQIRVHFAEKGHPVVGDRKYENKDTGSKRLALHARSISFTHPFTHELMTFDTGIPEDLIRLFRKL; the protein is encoded by the coding sequence ATGATCAAAAGCGATCGGCCGACCAGAAAGCATCAACCAAGAGGACTGCCAATCCTGCATGAGGACAAGGATATCATTGTGGTGGTGAAACCTCCGGGGTTGCTGACCATTGGCACTGATCGGGAAAAGTCGAGAACGGTCCATTATCTGCTCAATGATTATGTCCGCAAGGGGTATCCAAAATCACGCAACCGGGTGTATGTGGTCCACCGCCTGGATAAGGATACGTCCGGGGTACTTATTTTTGCCAAAAGCGAACAGACTAAAAAATTCCTGCAGGAGGATTGGGAGAATACCGAAAAACACTACCTGGCAATCGTTCATGGTCGACTGACGGTCAAAGAGGGAACGATCTCCTCCTATCTGGTCGAGAATAAAGCCCAGAGAGTTTACTCGACCAGTGATGCTGCCAAGGGGAAGCTTGCTCATACGGCTTACAAAGTTTCTGAAGAGTCAAAAAGGTTCAGCCTGGTTGATATTCATCTTCTCACTGGCCGCAAGCACCAGATCCGCGTGCACTTTGCGGAAAAGGGCCATCCCGTCGTCGGTGACAGGAAATACGAGAATAAGGACACCGGTTCAAAACGGCTCGCCCTCCATGCCCGCTCAATTTCTTTCACTCACCCCTTCACCCATGAGCTCATGACCTTTGACACCGGGATACCGGAGGATTTGATCCGACTGTTCCGTAAGCTGTAG
- a CDS encoding PAS domain S-box protein: MAESAFVFHAEKLSQGKTALLENFLSQSRAYHTDVADHIDLWRQTVYTITDSLSQWLTSCTKVDIPYARDPALNDSVNELGNELATLFKTSGLLFDQFGRRLKRLRSVVIDYVAHYMEDTGQSISPRILDYFDALEIASFTRWVRDDAAKLKKDLREARHSILYEKKRYFSIFQKISEPAFVIDGNMNFVDVNHAFEACFGLRADEVVGKSCCDVVGRKACTSCALEEALKQQTSFSDIQVSIDVNNEIKIFSMAGAALGDMGADLPGGLVILQDLTEKMKILDALEESEEKYRSLVENVPEVTWRVDQDGNLLFISPNVRKLTGYKPEEIIASGPAGRSELIHEDDAEKVREEFGLLFAENKKFNIRYRFKTKDGDWIWLHDRAGNIYEKDGVWMADGVVSDITELQRVQEELEEYRDWLEDLVDERTEELKFSNEQLKHEIDDRQQAEEALIKLALRLKRSNTELEQFAHVASHDLKEPLLLIIAFSERLLHRYGQVLTGSGEEYLDRILRAARKMQQLVDGLLQLSRVTSSNRQFEPIDLTDLIHEVVQDLEESINLAGGRVEFGPLHTLNGDRVQVRQLFQNMITNSLKYRREYVPPVITVKSTLIGDEFCEITVQDNGIGFDEKFITKIFQPFERLHEIPGCEGSGIGLTTCKKIVSRHGGEITARSKPDQGATFIVRLPLRQAVDEGAAKLDLS, from the coding sequence ATGGCCGAATCTGCCTTTGTCTTTCATGCGGAGAAGCTGAGCCAGGGAAAAACCGCCCTGCTTGAGAACTTTCTCTCCCAGTCTCGAGCGTATCATACGGATGTCGCCGACCATATTGATTTATGGCGGCAGACCGTCTATACGATTACAGATTCGCTATCACAGTGGCTTACCTCATGCACAAAAGTTGATATCCCTTATGCCAGGGACCCCGCCCTCAACGATTCGGTAAATGAATTGGGAAATGAGCTTGCCACCCTGTTCAAAACAAGCGGATTGTTGTTTGATCAGTTTGGCAGACGACTGAAAAGGCTGCGCTCCGTGGTCATTGACTATGTGGCGCATTATATGGAAGACACCGGGCAGAGTATCAGCCCGCGTATTCTTGATTATTTCGACGCCCTTGAGATTGCTTCCTTTACCCGATGGGTGCGGGATGATGCGGCAAAACTGAAAAAAGATCTCCGGGAGGCCAGGCACTCCATCCTGTACGAAAAAAAGCGCTATTTTTCGATATTTCAAAAAATTTCCGAACCTGCCTTTGTTATCGACGGCAATATGAACTTTGTTGATGTGAATCATGCTTTTGAAGCCTGTTTCGGACTGCGGGCAGACGAGGTTGTCGGCAAATCCTGTTGTGATGTTGTCGGCAGGAAAGCCTGTACCTCCTGCGCACTTGAAGAGGCGCTTAAACAACAGACTTCGTTTTCCGATATCCAAGTTTCAATTGATGTGAATAATGAAATAAAAATCTTTTCGATGGCCGGCGCAGCCCTTGGTGACATGGGTGCTGATCTGCCGGGGGGACTGGTCATACTTCAGGATCTTACTGAGAAAATGAAGATTCTCGATGCACTGGAAGAGAGTGAGGAAAAGTACCGGTCCCTTGTTGAGAATGTCCCTGAAGTCACATGGCGGGTGGATCAGGACGGCAATCTTCTCTTTATCAGTCCCAATGTCCGGAAATTAACCGGATATAAGCCTGAGGAAATCATTGCTTCCGGTCCCGCGGGCAGATCCGAATTGATCCATGAGGATGACGCGGAAAAAGTCAGGGAAGAGTTCGGCCTGCTCTTTGCCGAGAATAAAAAATTCAATATCAGGTACCGGTTTAAAACAAAGGACGGCGACTGGATCTGGCTTCATGACCGGGCCGGCAATATCTATGAAAAAGACGGGGTCTGGATGGCCGACGGTGTGGTATCGGACATCACGGAACTGCAGCGCGTACAGGAAGAACTGGAGGAATACCGGGACTGGCTTGAAGATCTGGTTGACGAGAGAACTGAAGAGCTCAAGTTTTCCAACGAACAGTTAAAGCATGAGATTGATGATCGGCAACAGGCCGAAGAGGCGCTCATAAAACTTGCTCTCCGCCTCAAGCGTTCCAATACTGAGCTTGAACAGTTCGCCCATGTGGCGTCCCATGATCTCAAGGAACCGCTGCTTCTGATAATAGCCTTCAGCGAACGCCTGCTCCATCGTTATGGGCAGGTCCTCACCGGCTCCGGGGAAGAATATCTTGATCGTATCCTCAGGGCGGCGAGAAAAATGCAGCAACTGGTTGATGGACTGCTGCAACTGTCGAGAGTCACGTCAAGTAATCGCCAGTTCGAACCCATTGATCTCACCGACCTTATCCATGAAGTGGTCCAGGACCTTGAGGAAAGCATCAATCTGGCGGGCGGCAGGGTGGAGTTCGGCCCGCTGCATACCCTGAACGGGGACAGGGTGCAGGTCCGGCAATTATTTCAGAATATGATTACCAACTCGCTGAAATACCGGCGCGAGTATGTACCCCCGGTCATTACCGTAAAAAGTACGCTTATTGGTGACGAATTCTGTGAGATCACTGTTCAGGATAATGGCATTGGTTTTGACGAAAAATTTATCACAAAGATATTTCAGCCCTTTGAAAGATTACATGAAATACCCGGTTGCGAAGGGTCCGGAATCGGCCTTACGACCTGTAAAAAAATTGTCAGTCGCCACGGGGGAGAGATCACCGCAAGAAGCAAACCTGACCAGGGCGCTACATTTATTGTCAGATTGCCGCTCAGGCAGGCTGTGGATGAGGGCGCAGCAAAACTCGATCTCAGTTGA
- a CDS encoding glycosyltransferase family 2 protein has product MKTNGVFLPMLISCIIPTRDRSLMVQEAIASVVDQRRDDLEIIVVDDGSVDGTLDVLEKRYPSVGLIRLNGLGPGPARNAGVRASTGEVIMFLDSDDCWLADHAQALIDLLGKGYEAAYGTTRTLDQVNGGEFLIPECGAGIQGDCLPELLRWCSMVPSSFALTREAFDEIGGFDVQGKDGIGEDWDFFIRLASRFEFGFAGRAPITIRRLHQGSLCRLSDHRKILDLVRRLRDIIRELPETDSVAMDRFHAMEQMIIQRGEQWTTVQDWYEMAKKQGML; this is encoded by the coding sequence ATGAAAACTAATGGAGTTTTCCTGCCCATGCTGATCAGCTGCATTATTCCAACCCGAGATCGCAGCCTCATGGTTCAGGAGGCCATTGCCAGCGTTGTTGATCAGCGGCGGGATGATCTGGAAATTATTGTGGTTGATGACGGTTCGGTTGACGGCACTCTGGATGTTCTTGAAAAACGATATCCGTCTGTCGGCCTGATCCGGCTTAACGGGCTCGGCCCAGGTCCTGCAAGAAATGCCGGGGTGAGGGCCTCAACGGGCGAGGTGATCATGTTTCTTGATTCCGATGATTGCTGGCTGGCGGATCACGCTCAGGCATTGATTGATCTGCTCGGCAAGGGCTACGAGGCGGCCTACGGCACTACCAGGACCTTGGATCAGGTCAACGGCGGGGAGTTCTTGATACCGGAGTGCGGAGCCGGCATTCAAGGGGATTGTCTGCCGGAGCTCTTGCGGTGGTGCTCCATGGTGCCGTCCTCTTTTGCCCTGACCCGCGAGGCTTTTGACGAAATTGGCGGTTTTGACGTGCAGGGAAAGGATGGAATCGGCGAGGACTGGGATTTCTTTATACGCCTGGCTTCCAGGTTTGAATTTGGTTTTGCCGGCAGGGCGCCGATTACTATCAGACGTCTTCATCAGGGAAGTCTCTGTCGCCTGAGCGATCACCGTAAAATACTTGATCTTGTCCGGCGGCTGCGGGATATTATCAGGGAGTTACCAGAGACTGATTCTGTGGCGATGGATCGTTTTCATGCCATGGAACAAATGATTATCCAGAGAGGAGAACAATGGACAACCGTTCAGGATTGGTACGAGATGGCGAAAAAACAGGGGATGCTCTGA
- a CDS encoding secondary thiamine-phosphate synthase enzyme YjbQ produces MKSYRKELWFQVPTRRAFINITPQVEECLRDSGITDGLLLCNAMHITASVFINDDESGLHHDYEVWLEKLAPHEPVSQYKHNGYEDNADAHMKRQVMGREVVVAITKGQLDFGTWERIFYGEFDGRRKKRVLVKIIGE; encoded by the coding sequence ATGAAATCATACAGGAAGGAATTGTGGTTCCAGGTGCCCACCCGGCGGGCATTTATCAACATCACTCCCCAGGTTGAGGAATGCCTCAGAGATAGCGGTATTACCGATGGCCTTCTCCTCTGTAATGCGATGCATATAACCGCCTCTGTCTTTATCAATGACGATGAATCCGGCCTGCACCATGACTATGAGGTCTGGCTGGAAAAACTCGCGCCCCATGAACCGGTGTCGCAGTATAAACATAATGGTTACGAGGATAACGCCGACGCCCACATGAAGCGGCAGGTGATGGGCAGAGAGGTGGTTGTTGCGATCACCAAAGGACAACTTGATTTCGGCACCTGGGAACGAATATTTTATGGTGAATTTGATGGCCGCAGGAAAAAGCGAGTACTGGTCAAAATTATCGGTGAGTGA
- a CDS encoding flavodoxin family protein, whose amino-acid sequence MKVVAFNGSARKGGNTAHLLNTVLDALNKEGVETELVELAGKNLAGCIACLKCFENKDGRCGVSNDEMNSYIDKMKAADGIILGSPTYFADVSTNMKALIERCGMTSRANGDMFKRKAGAGVVAVRRCGSAHVLSSLNYFFLIGQMIVVGSSYWNMGIGGNPGDVLKDEEGIKTMKDLGVNMAWLLKKLS is encoded by the coding sequence ATGAAAGTCGTGGCTTTTAACGGCAGCGCCAGAAAGGGCGGCAACACCGCCCATCTGTTGAACACCGTTCTTGACGCGCTCAACAAAGAAGGGGTCGAGACGGAACTGGTTGAGCTGGCTGGCAAAAATCTTGCCGGCTGTATTGCCTGTTTAAAATGTTTTGAAAATAAGGACGGACGCTGCGGGGTCAGCAACGATGAGATGAACAGCTACATCGACAAGATGAAGGCGGCGGACGGCATCATCCTTGGTTCGCCCACCTATTTTGCCGATGTGTCCACCAATATGAAGGCATTGATCGAGCGCTGCGGCATGACCTCGCGGGCCAACGGCGATATGTTCAAACGCAAGGCGGGAGCAGGTGTTGTTGCAGTGAGGCGCTGCGGTTCCGCCCATGTTTTAAGTTCGCTCAATTATTTCTTCCTCATCGGCCAGATGATTGTGGTGGGTTCATCGTACTGGAATATGGGGATCGGTGGGAACCCGGGCGATGTCCTGAAAGATGAAGAAGGCATCAAGACCATGAAGGATCTCGGAGTCAATATGGCCTGGCTGCTCAAGAAATTGTCTTGA